From Penicillium digitatum chromosome 5, complete sequence, one genomic window encodes:
- a CDS encoding Non-histone chromosomal protein 6 yields MLQFKLFIHGSDSQRNQQNRACLSLAVAPSLCYYYGPPPSTLLFSYYLPTLPTPHTNSLPYKKVQFFFSTYSNLWSSNPFIMPKESTTKSTRKAPEKRVQRRKKDPNAPKRGLSAYMFFANDNRDKVREENPGISFGQVGKQLGDKWKALSETDRKPYDAKAAADKKRYEEEKAAYLAKAEEEEEEESS; encoded by the exons ATGTTACAATTTAAGCTATTCATTCATGGTAGTGACAG TCAGCGAAACCAGCAAAACCGTGCTTGCCTTTCCCTTGCTGTGGCCCCCTCTCTTTGCTACTACTACGGCCCTCCCCCCTCtactcttctcttctcttacTATCTTCCTACACTACCAACTCCCCATACAAACTCCCTCCCATACAAAAAAG ttcaattttttttttcaacataTTCTAATTTGTGGTCGTCGAATCCAT TCATCATGCCTAAGGAAAGCACCACCAAATCTACCCGCAAGGCCCCCGAGAAGCGCGTTCAGCGCCGCAAGAAGG ACCCCAACGCGCCAAAGCGCGGTCTGTCCGCCTACATGTTCTTTGCCAATGACAACCGCGACAAGGTTCGCGAGGAAAACCCCGGCATCAGCTTCG GCCAGGTTGGTAAGCAGCTCGGTGACAAGTGGAAGGCTCTGAGTGAGACCGACCGCAAGCCTTACGACGCCAAGGCTGCCGCTGACAAGAAGCGCtacgaggaggagaaggccGCCTACCTCGCTAAGgctgaggaggaggaagaggaggagtcCTCTTAA